The following coding sequences lie in one Glycine soja cultivar W05 chromosome 16, ASM419377v2, whole genome shotgun sequence genomic window:
- the LOC114391206 gene encoding uncharacterized protein LOC114391206 isoform X1 → MGTTKSLRERERERGKMRYGGGKRRRVALKPFFVLCVSVTGFGLLVLSLRLLDAPASSTVPLSRASSSSSSSSSEFNTSSKNGSRVKGVVAVRRVGEKPCKTVEEMGEDFTSGVGKKESLRVRRMIQNHFLANGASRIRDFPPEQFCRHGFVLGKASEAGFGNEMYKVLTAAALSIMLNRSLIIGQTRGKYPFGDYISYSNFTFTVKEIKHLWRHKGCESKYGRKLVMRIDDFMKPVETNVICSNWKKWKQPIIWFQGTVDSVAAQFFLKNMHSQMRTAALNLFGDPQVLGLRPNVFGELMRVLISPSEDVEAAVNWVIGGGENPDISLHMRMLMHRSGRAVQAVLHCLNKAMRSQHLMSSRPKVVVVSDTPAVVKSIMYMSNLSEFVEVLHFDYDKYRGSMFKGLHITDSRRRDWGTAPRWVAFVDFFLASRAKYATISGAHRRVGTTYAQLVAALSAAYNLGISAIHSAYSRDMSGSRFIFLSSFQSNLLTDGLKNQRGWGHVWNRYAGPLSCRKQGNQCAFTPVLPSAWWDGLWQSPIPRDINRLASYGIKLSALGTVDKDSLKNHCKKKKNVVRTITFKL, encoded by the exons ATGGGAACGACAAAAAgcttgagagagagagagagagagagagggaaaatGAGGTACGGTGGAGGAAAGAGGAGGCGCGTGGCACTGAAACCATTCTTTGTTCTGTGTGTGTCGGTGACTGGTTTTGGACTTTTGGTGCTTTCGCTCAGGCTCCTGGATGCTCCCGCTAGTAGCACAGTGCCTCTCTCaagagcttcttcttcttcttcttcttcttcttcggagTTCAACACTTCATCCAAGAATGGCTCGCGCGTGAAAGGCGTCGTGGCGGTTCGGCGCGTGGGAGAGAAGCCATGCAAGACGGTGGAAGAAATGGGGGAGGATTTCACAAGTGGTGTCGGGAAGAAAGAGTCCCTCAGAGTGAGAAGGATGATTCAGAATCATTTTCTCGCCAACG gtGCTTCAAGAATCAGGGATTTTCCCCCAGAGCAATTCTGTAGACATGGCTTTGTTCTGGGGAAGGCAAGTGAGGCAGGTTTTGGGAATGAAATGTACAAGGTCTTAACTGCTGCAGCACTTAGTATAATGCTAAACCGGTCCTTGATCATTGGTCAAACCAG AGGAAAATATCCTTTTGGAGACTACATTTCTTATTCCAACTTTACTTTTACGGTGAAAGAAATCAAGCATTTGTGGAGACACAAAGGGTGTGAAAGCAAATATGGGAGGAAACTGGTTATGAGGATTGATGATTTTATGAAACCAGTAGAAACAAATGTTATCTGTAGCAATTGGAAGAAATGGAAGCAACCTATCATATG GTTTCAAGGAACAGTAGATTCTGTGGCGGCACAGTTTTTCTTAAAGAATATGCACTCTCAGATGAGGACTGCTGCTCTCAATTTGTTTGGTGACCCACAAGTTCTAGGTTTACGGCCGAATGTTTTTGGGGAGCTCATGAGGGTTCTCATATCCCCTTCAGAAGATGTTGAGGCAGCTGTCAATTGGGTTATTGGTGGTGGGGAGAATCCTGACATCTCATTGCATATGCGAATGCTTATGCATAG GTCTGGAAGAGCTGTGCAGGCAGTGTTGCATTGCCTGAACAAAGCCATGCGCAGTCAACATCTAATGTCATCAAGACCAAAGGTGGTTGTGGTGTCAGATACACCTGCTGTTGTTAAAAGTATCATGTATATGTCTAACCTAAGTGAATTTGTAGAG gttcttcattttgattatgACAAATACAGAGGAAGTATGTTTAAAGGTTTGCACATCACAGATTCTAGAAGGAGGGATTGGGGTACAGCGCCTAGATGGGTTGCTTTTGTGGATTTTTTTCTTGCTTCTCGCGCAAAATATGCCACCATTTCTGGAGCTCACCGGCGTGTCGGGACTACATATGCTCAATTAGTCGCTGCACTGTCTGCAGCTTACAATCTGGGTATTTCTGCTATTCACTCTGCTTATTCTA GGGACATGTCTGGTTCAAGGTTTATATTCCTTAGCAGTTTCCAGAGTAATTTGTTGACTGATGGCCTAAAGAATCAGCGTGGTTGGGGCCATGTGTGGAACAGATATGCTGGTCCATTGAGTTGTCGCAAGCAGGGCAATCAATGTGCCTTCACACCAGTTCTCCCTTCTGCTTGGTGGGACGGTCTTTGGCAGTCTCCAATTCCTAGGGATATTAATCGTCTGGCTTCCTATGGCATCAAATTATCTGCTCTTGGCACTGTTGATAAAGATTCCCTTAAAAATCActgtaagaaaaagaaaaatgttgtaCGAACCATTACATTCAAATTATAG
- the LOC114389019 gene encoding cysteine-rich and transmembrane domain-containing protein WIH2-like — protein MSNFQRISHESYPPPGHGSPYPPPQPGYPSAPPHEGYPPPPPPPGYGGYPPPHPPQRPPYDSYQGYFDNGRPPPPPPPHYHYQHVDHHHLHDEPGCFSFLRGCIAALCCCCVLEECCF, from the exons ATGAGCAATTTCCAGAGAATATCGCACGAATCCTACCCTCCCCCAG GGCACGGATCTCCTTACCCTCCACCCCAACCGGGTTACCCATCGGCGCCGCCTCATGAAGGGTACCCTCCGCCGCCGCCGCCTCCGGGATATGGTGGGTACCCTCCACCGCATCCGCCGCAGCGTCCGCCGTATGACTCCTACCAGGGCTACTTCGACAACGGGCGTCCACCGCCACCTCCGCCGCCGCACTACCATTACCAGCACGTGGATCATCATCACCTCCACGATGAGCCCGGGTGCTTTTCATTCCTGCGAGGCTG CATCGCAGCGCTTTGCTGCTGTTGTGTGCTAGAGGAGTGTTGCTTCTAA
- the LOC114391206 gene encoding uncharacterized protein LOC114391206 isoform X2, giving the protein MGTTKSLRERERERGKMRYGGGKRRRVALKPFFVLCVSVTGFGLLVLSLRLLDAPASSTVPLSRASSSSSSSSSEFNTSSKNGSRVKGVVAVRRVGEKPCKTVEEMGEDFTSGVGKKESLRVRRMIQNHFLANGASRIRDFPPEQFCRHGFVLGKASEAGFGNEMYKVLTAAALSIMLNRSLIIGQTRGKYPFGDYISYSNFTFTVKEIKHLWRHKGCESKYGRKLVMRIDDFMKPVETNVICSNWKKWKQPIIWFQGTVDSVAAQFFLKNMHSQMRTAALNLFGDPQVLGLRPNVFGELMRVLISPSEDVEAAVNWVIGGGENPDISLHMRMLMHRSGRAVQAVLHCLNKAMRSQHLMSSRPKVVVVSDTPAVVKSIMYMSNLSEFVEVLHFDYDKYRGSMFKGLHITDSRRRDWGTAPRWVAFVDFFLASRAKYATISGAHRRVGTTYAQLVAALSAAYNLGDMSGSRFIFLSSFQSNLLTDGLKNQRGWGHVWNRYAGPLSCRKQGNQCAFTPVLPSAWWDGLWQSPIPRDINRLASYGIKLSALGTVDKDSLKNHCKKKKNVVRTITFKL; this is encoded by the exons ATGGGAACGACAAAAAgcttgagagagagagagagagagagagggaaaatGAGGTACGGTGGAGGAAAGAGGAGGCGCGTGGCACTGAAACCATTCTTTGTTCTGTGTGTGTCGGTGACTGGTTTTGGACTTTTGGTGCTTTCGCTCAGGCTCCTGGATGCTCCCGCTAGTAGCACAGTGCCTCTCTCaagagcttcttcttcttcttcttcttcttcttcggagTTCAACACTTCATCCAAGAATGGCTCGCGCGTGAAAGGCGTCGTGGCGGTTCGGCGCGTGGGAGAGAAGCCATGCAAGACGGTGGAAGAAATGGGGGAGGATTTCACAAGTGGTGTCGGGAAGAAAGAGTCCCTCAGAGTGAGAAGGATGATTCAGAATCATTTTCTCGCCAACG gtGCTTCAAGAATCAGGGATTTTCCCCCAGAGCAATTCTGTAGACATGGCTTTGTTCTGGGGAAGGCAAGTGAGGCAGGTTTTGGGAATGAAATGTACAAGGTCTTAACTGCTGCAGCACTTAGTATAATGCTAAACCGGTCCTTGATCATTGGTCAAACCAG AGGAAAATATCCTTTTGGAGACTACATTTCTTATTCCAACTTTACTTTTACGGTGAAAGAAATCAAGCATTTGTGGAGACACAAAGGGTGTGAAAGCAAATATGGGAGGAAACTGGTTATGAGGATTGATGATTTTATGAAACCAGTAGAAACAAATGTTATCTGTAGCAATTGGAAGAAATGGAAGCAACCTATCATATG GTTTCAAGGAACAGTAGATTCTGTGGCGGCACAGTTTTTCTTAAAGAATATGCACTCTCAGATGAGGACTGCTGCTCTCAATTTGTTTGGTGACCCACAAGTTCTAGGTTTACGGCCGAATGTTTTTGGGGAGCTCATGAGGGTTCTCATATCCCCTTCAGAAGATGTTGAGGCAGCTGTCAATTGGGTTATTGGTGGTGGGGAGAATCCTGACATCTCATTGCATATGCGAATGCTTATGCATAG GTCTGGAAGAGCTGTGCAGGCAGTGTTGCATTGCCTGAACAAAGCCATGCGCAGTCAACATCTAATGTCATCAAGACCAAAGGTGGTTGTGGTGTCAGATACACCTGCTGTTGTTAAAAGTATCATGTATATGTCTAACCTAAGTGAATTTGTAGAG gttcttcattttgattatgACAAATACAGAGGAAGTATGTTTAAAGGTTTGCACATCACAGATTCTAGAAGGAGGGATTGGGGTACAGCGCCTAGATGGGTTGCTTTTGTGGATTTTTTTCTTGCTTCTCGCGCAAAATATGCCACCATTTCTGGAGCTCACCGGCGTGTCGGGACTACATATGCTCAATTAGTCGCTGCACTGTCTGCAGCTTACAATCTGG GGGACATGTCTGGTTCAAGGTTTATATTCCTTAGCAGTTTCCAGAGTAATTTGTTGACTGATGGCCTAAAGAATCAGCGTGGTTGGGGCCATGTGTGGAACAGATATGCTGGTCCATTGAGTTGTCGCAAGCAGGGCAATCAATGTGCCTTCACACCAGTTCTCCCTTCTGCTTGGTGGGACGGTCTTTGGCAGTCTCCAATTCCTAGGGATATTAATCGTCTGGCTTCCTATGGCATCAAATTATCTGCTCTTGGCACTGTTGATAAAGATTCCCTTAAAAATCActgtaagaaaaagaaaaatgttgtaCGAACCATTACATTCAAATTATAG
- the LOC114389029 gene encoding signal recognition particle 19 kDa protein-like isoform X3, whose protein sequence is MDTSELPNLKKWIVMYPVYINSKKTMAEGRRIGLAKACENPTCAEIGDCCSYLKLPFAIEIDKAYPRDFMQRGRVRVLLKKEDGTLFNSAISSNQDGLDCYLDHSTLHKRRNLDCLLFGLVNMKFMEICLQTER, encoded by the exons ATGGATACTTCCGAATTGCCCAACCTAAAGAAATGGATTGTGATGTATCCCGTTTACATAAACTCCAAGAAAACGATGGCCGAAGGAAGGCGCATTGGCCTCGCCAAAGCCTGCGAAAATCCTACTTGCGCCGAAATCGGTGATTGCTGCAGCTATCTGAAGCTCCCTTTTGCAATTGAG ATAGACAAGGCGTACCCTCGTGATTTCATGCAGAGAGGGCGCGTGAGGGTGTTGCTTAAGAAGGAGGATGGGACTCTCTTTAATTCCGCCATCTCATCAA ATCAAGATGGATTGGATTGCTACCTGGACCATTCAACCCTCCACAAAAGGAGAAACTTAGATTGTCTTTTATTTGGTTTAGTTAATATGAAATTCATGGAAATTTGCTTACAAACAGAGAGATAA
- the LOC114389029 gene encoding signal recognition particle 19 kDa protein-like isoform X2: MDTSELPNLKKWIVMYPVYINSKKTMAEGRRIGLAKACENPTCAEIGDCCSYLKLPFAIEIDKAYPRDFMQRGRVRVLLKKEDGTLFNSAISSTADQDGLDCYLDHSTLHKRRNLDCLLFGLVNMKFMEICLQTER, from the exons ATGGATACTTCCGAATTGCCCAACCTAAAGAAATGGATTGTGATGTATCCCGTTTACATAAACTCCAAGAAAACGATGGCCGAAGGAAGGCGCATTGGCCTCGCCAAAGCCTGCGAAAATCCTACTTGCGCCGAAATCGGTGATTGCTGCAGCTATCTGAAGCTCCCTTTTGCAATTGAG ATAGACAAGGCGTACCCTCGTGATTTCATGCAGAGAGGGCGCGTGAGGGTGTTGCTTAAGAAGGAGGATGGGACTCTCTTTAATTCCGCCATCTCATCAA CTGCAGATCAAGATGGATTGGATTGCTACCTGGACCATTCAACCCTCCACAAAAGGAGAAACTTAGATTGTCTTTTATTTGGTTTAGTTAATATGAAATTCATGGAAATTTGCTTACAAACAGAGAGATAA
- the LOC114389029 gene encoding signal recognition particle 19 kDa protein-like isoform X1, translating to MDTSELPNLKKWIVMYPVYINSKKTMAEGRRIGLAKACENPTCAEIGDCCSYLKLPFAIEIDKAYPRDFMQRGRVRVLLKKEDGTLFNSAISSRKQLMVKVAEMVPRHHGRTKKQDPASTSTAGPSTKSGKGGKKRR from the exons ATGGATACTTCCGAATTGCCCAACCTAAAGAAATGGATTGTGATGTATCCCGTTTACATAAACTCCAAGAAAACGATGGCCGAAGGAAGGCGCATTGGCCTCGCCAAAGCCTGCGAAAATCCTACTTGCGCCGAAATCGGTGATTGCTGCAGCTATCTGAAGCTCCCTTTTGCAATTGAG ATAGACAAGGCGTACCCTCGTGATTTCATGCAGAGAGGGCGCGTGAGGGTGTTGCTTAAGAAGGAGGATGGGACTCTCTTTAATTCCGCCATCTCATCAA GAAAGCAACTAATGGTAAAGGTTGCAGAGATGGTACCTAGGCATCATGGAAGGACCAAGAAGCAGGATCCTGCATCAACATCAACTGCTGGACCTTCCACCAAATCTGGGAAGGGTGGAAAAAAGAGGAGATAA